Below is a window of Plasmodium sp. gorilla clade G2 genome assembly, chromosome: 6 DNA.
agaaaaaaaaatgcaacTTGAAACTTGTCTCATACAATTACAAAAAAGAGATCAAACAGATgaagatgaaataaaaatgattgcccagtataataaaaatttggaAGCtttgaataaaattatttatatggaaCAAGAAAAATTTCTAAGAATGagcaatattaataatatgaacaatatgaAGATTATGTATGATATGAAAAAtagtatgaataatatatataataataataataataataatatacaatatataaacaatatagaaattgaaaatataactaatccatataaaacaattggagatgataataataaaaaggattctttagatttattaaataatcatTTAAAATCTGATAAGTTCAAAAATGAAGTAAAAgatgtattaaaaattaatgcTACAGATAGTGCtatgataaataattatcatatgaacataaaagaaaataactCTACAACATTAAGAGATTCTCATCATTATATCACAACAACAGCAACAACAAAtcaaaacaataataataataataataataataataatagtaatttattaaatacatTGAATACATTTCTTTccgataaaaataattcattgCAGGCAATGAACCCATCCGTTCTATTTAATGACAAATTAAATTATCTAACCAACAAATTActacaaaacaaaaaagaaaatattcttCTCAatctaaataataatatgaatgaaatgGATATTTTAAACTTTCTTCATatggaacaaaaaaaaaatatctctcaagaaaatattaatttacataatgaaaaggataattataatgaaactgcaaaaaatagtatatataatgatatggATTTAAACTACaacaatgataataatgataataataatgaaaataatgaagataatgaaaataatgaaaataatgacaataataataatatccaAATAGATAATCTCTTACATAAATTTATCTTGAATAATGATGCCATAAAtttacaaaatgaaaaacaaaacaacTCAAATATAAACAACTTATCAAATAAAcaatctaataataatataaatcctGAATTATCATCCATTgcaaacaataataatgtaaaagTAAAAAGTGAAGATAAAATCATGGCAACACTAGATAATACTATTACACATAAAGATAATACTATTAAACATGAAGATAGTAAAAAGAGAAAATCCATTGCAACTACAACTActacaacaacaacaacaataacaACAGCAACTTTAATTAAGGAACCAAAAAAAAGTGAACAAGAAGATGACaagattaataaaaataataatgtctccatgacaaaaaaagaaaaaaaaaataaaaaagaagaaaataaaatcttagataatgaaaaagaaaaattaaaaaagaaaagccAAGTTATTGAAAATAACTCAAAAGAACAATTAACTGATTtaaacaaagaaaaaaaaggaaaaaataaaaaaaagagaaaagatGAAACAATAGATAATACAACAAATATcaacaataatataatgacAAACACTGTaggaaaaaaacaaacaaataaaagtGAAGAGACTTTAAATCAATTAGTACAAGAAGAaacaataacaaaaaaacataaaaaagataGTAAAGTGGGAATACCTTCAAAAGTGGAAGAAGacaaaaaatgtaatataaaaaatgacaacaaaaataaaaataatcaaaataatcaaaGTAATCAAAGTaatcaaaataatcatattattaataacaaTCAACCCTTAAGCAATAATGttgaagagaaaaaaaaaggaagcaTAATagaaatcaaaaaaaacgaaaaaaccaaagaaacaaataataatgcaccaaaaaaaaaagtagaaaaaatgaaatggtCTATATTAAGTGATAGAAAAATAGATAAACTAGTAGATATAATGAAagtagaagaaaaaaatataaatatgcaaattaaattagaaaattctaaaaaaaaattattaaataatatgaataataatatgaatacgAAAAAAGCTGGATGGGatattaatcataataataatgaaaaaaattcagATGTTGCTGACTTCCCATATTTAACAACAGGTGTTAAAACAAGTAAAGTTAAAacatcaaataaaaataatggaaataataataaagttaATACAAACAATCAAGAAATTAATCAAAgcgacaaaaaaaataataacaataaaattaatgaaaaaaaaaaatggaaaaatgataataatgataataatttattaatagctgaagaaaataaaaaattccCACCTCTTGTTAATTCTCTTAACGTTAAatgtaaaaagaaaataccataataaaatatatatatattatatatatgtgtgtgtttgtgtatatatgtatatatttattcatttgtttatatatatatatatatatatatatatatatatatatatatttatttatttattttttttttctagccgaaaataaaaaaaaatcaattaCCCATGAACATCAAGCAACAGGTATGgcatttttataatctttcataaaattaatataaaaaaaaaaatatatattactcttgaaatatttatcacataataaatattatatatatatatatatatatatatatgtatattttttattttattttatttttttagattTAAAGCAATTAACAGCATTGTGCAAATTACCCTTGGATGATTCATTACtaaattttttgaaaaattttaaagtaaggatatataaaaaataatacataataatatatatatgtgtatatatttttatatttttatatttataatatttttttgacattttttattttatagaaaGCTGATGAAATATATGCTTTTCTTCAACATAGTGTAgaggataaaaaaaaattaaaccaTTTTGCTAATGAATTTATCAGaataaacaataaaaataatacaaataataatgaaaaaaaaaaaaaataatcattatatgaatattcgATTTTAAGCCATcaaatttgtatatatatatatattaatatttaattatatgtatgatttttttttttttttttctttatccttcgttttattttatttacatattatttatatatatatgatttccttgtaaataatattatatatatatatatatatttatatcccttgtgtatataattcttatcattttattttttttttttaatatatatataaatatatttatatattaaaaatattatttatacatatgtaacatttatatgtttattttattttccaaatatgaacaaaattaaaaaaaaaaaaaaaaaaaaaaaaaaaaaaaaaaaaaaaaaaaaaacttaaaatatataaaaagttaaatattaaaagtaaaatataatataataatataaaatgtttttttttttttttgctttaaataaaatggatatattaatacttaatatataaaaaaaagtaaatatacatatacaaaacaatgtatatgtatttatatattattgtttgcTATTAATATCTTCTATTCcttcttttataaataaagaacaattaaatataaaaaaatatgtatacaaaatgataaaaacaCTTCCTAAAttttattgtaatatataaatatatatatatatatatatatatataatatttatttttatttatatttatatttatttaaatttcttttcttctttaaaGATAAAATGGTAACACGCACCttttaatataatgaaaagcAAATATTTTTCGAAAggcaaaaaagaaaataaaaaaaacaacaacaacaataataataataataataataatttagaatACAACAATCCTGTGTCAActagtttttatatttctacaatattaaataaacatgaaaaattaattaataaaaaaaacaaaaataaaattaaaccATGCCAacgtaattattattatgatgatggaGGGACGTCGTGTAAGAAAGAAGGacaaatgataaaattattagatgatattatagaaatagataataaaaaagagatagacaatgaaattattaatatagaaAGTTATAGTAATGATAAACTTATTGTAGATATAGATGTCGATAGAACATATGTTAATAGGAATCATTTGAATGATATATCTTGTGATcatagtataaataataagcatatttttaataataaatatgaaaattatgTAAGAGAAGAAAATCGAAATGTCTCATATGATAAGGAAAATGATTTAactataacaaaaaaaaaaatacatttattaaaagaagaagacttaaatttaaaatataaacaaattatatcagtaaataaaaaatttgataatataattaaaaaattaaaattaagtGATAAAGAAttagtaaaatatataatatgtaaaaagtgttcatattttactatattaaaaaaaggaaaatatggTAGCTTCTTTGTATGTAAATCTTGTAATCAAAATGTctctaaaaaatatatagataattatatttttaatgaaaaagaaaatactttttataaacataaaaataaaatatcctTTGAaatcgaaaaaaaaaattcatatcgTATACACGCCTTtggtaatattaattatgcaCATTCAATGAATCAAATTAttaatgaaattataaaagaaatcaTAGCAGATATTATTctcatcaaaaaaaataaaatcaaatataaaaatattattaaatatatatctaaaataaatatgcCTTACCCAATTAATACATccaattattatacatatggatttctttataaaaggaaaaacatcaaaaagaataataaaaccAAAAATATTCAACCACGTAAGGATCATAACAAAATAGATGACATATCTGaagcatataaaatatatgaagaacaacaaataaatgaaataaataaaatatatgaagaacAAGAagtagataaaataaatagaatatatattcaacatCAAACATATAACAGATATTACAAAACAATACAACcacatatgatatattaccaattcaatttttctttctgtagaaaaaatatttcttttatatttaagaaatataattatatgctacataataaaagatatgatcttctttttctatataataaaaaatttattaatttcataGAATCATTAAAAAATCGTAAacgtatttataaaaaattactaaataaatatctctcaacatatttaaaaaatgatttttttgacgaaataaattatttaccATTAACATGGAAACCTAGAAAAGATTATATCAAGGCTGGAATATTTCcatttaatttatcaaaaaataatagaaaaatagAATCCTTTGGTCGCCTAtctgtaaataataataattatttatgtgGTTGTGTCTTTCCTTTATGTACTTATCAATTAATAGTACgctattttatatataaattatttcacacatgttttatttatcaaatacctaaatttatattttatttcttcagatattattatcaaagcaataataataataacaaacaTAAAATGTACAActactttttaaaaaataaatttataaacatatttacaaatatatattattctaaaTATAAGCAAATATTAGATTCAATCaaagaggaaaaaaaaagtatgtccatttcattatcatcatcaaataaacttgagaaaaaaaaaaaaaataaaaaatacataaaaaatttatatctttttgaCGAACTATCTAATAATACTTACATTTTTAGTAAACAAAAAatagaacaaaaaatattaaatcattattatcataagaaaatacaaaaaattaaaagacaAATGAATcgagaaattaaaaatatttgtttatacgaaataaaaaaaaaactaccTGTGCGAATACAAAAAGTTATTTTAACATATCAATTAgaatctatatatttcttttttaaaaaaagaggaAGAATATTAATAGCTGATGAAATGGGATTAGGAAAAACACTACAAGCAATTTcaattttttacttttatcatttatatccaGTTTTAATAGTTACACCAGCatcattaaaaataaattggtTTTCAGAGATTGAAAAGTATTTACCATCTTTTGATCCACAAAATGTGTTGATAATAAATAGTTCAAATGACATGCCAAAATGTGTTTCTTCTTACAAGTATAAAGCAAAAtcaaatatgttatatataacattttatatgtaatattttatattttatatgttatattttatattttatatgtaatatgttatattttatatgttatattttatttttaatttttaccTATTTACAGAATAATTATTGTCTCATTCAATATCTATAAAAAGCTATATAATTTACTAAAAGAAATTCAGTTTCATCTAATGATCGTCGATGAAAGTCATTTCATACGGACCGTATATTATGGAAATCAAAGTCAACTAACAAGattactaaaaaaaaaaatcaggaaaacaaaaaatgttATCTTCTTAAGTGGTACCCCATCAATAAATAGaccaataaatatttttcatcaaataaaatatttaattaataataaaaatatctttccaaaaaataaaattatatttggAGAAGATTAttgtaaaaaatttttttatcgaggagaaaaaatatatgaagaaaatttaAGATCTTGGGAATTTCattatttcttaaataaaattgttaTGATAAGAAGAACTATTAATCAAgtttttcaaaataatttCCCAAGTTTAAAAAGATTCTTTGTTTATCTCAAAAATGATTTATGTGatattataacaaataaaagtCTACAAAAAAGTCCAAccattaaaaattattcgATCAATAATTCAGAggataataagaatattcAAAGTGTTCATCTAAAATGTggatataatatgtatgatatgaataaaaataatatatcaaatatagaTATCATATCTAATATATCAGATGAACAATATCAAAGTAAACATCTAATGGATTCACCAATAGATTCACCAATAGAATCGCCAATATATTCACCAACAGATTCACCACAATACTATAACATTAGTCCATTAAAAATATCTGAAGAATCAATAATATCAAACAATTCAACCAAAAATAAACAAGAAAAGAAACACAAAAATAGAGAAATACTCAACCAATATttccatataaatataaaatctaaaaaagaagaagaaggcGTTTCTAAAATTGTTAATGCCTTACaatttattgaaaaaaattttccaaacaaaaaaaaaattattttttgttatcatATTATGGTTTGTAAATGTGTAGAAGAAgagttattaaaaataataaaacaaaaaaaagaacaagaaAATATAACTATAGATTATGTATCATTAAATGGATGTATTCcagaaaaagataaaatagaaaaaatattatatttaaaaaataacataaattGTTATTATGGTATATTTACTATATGTTCAGTTAGTCATGGTTTAGATTTCAGTTTTTGtaatttatgtttttttatgGAATTCCCAGTTaacttttttcatttacaaCAATGTGAAAGTAGattatttagaaaaaatcaaaaatataatacctatgtattttatttcttattacAAAAAGGTTTAGGAAGTGATCATAAAACATGGAAcagatttatattatgttctAATAGTACAAGGTCTATAATAGATGGTAccaattttttaaataaagatttaatttatcaaaatatatcaaatgatATCATCCTtcaattaattaataatgaccaaaatgtaaatgaaaaaaatataaaagaacaaCAATATGTTGAGGATAACAAATCTATTAAGGAACACAAAAATGTTAATCATACAGACTATCTTTACACAAATATTCATACCATTTCTAAACCCAACCtaaattttaaagaaaacatttttaaaaataaacaaatgagtcaatcaaaaaatatatctaaattAAATCAACAATTTTGTAATGAAAAGGATGATATTCAATATAATTcaattatcaaaaaaaaaaaaaaatcatttttcATCACCAATAAATGCAATGATTCAATTCAAACtgtaaagaataaaaaatataataacaaaaaaaaggtacatattaaaaaggaacatattttatttcaaatTAATACACTCACAAATAGAATACATGTTTACTATAAAAACAAGAAAACCAATTTCTCTATTCAAGATGTAGATACTATAACAATAAACGAAAATAATctacaaacaaaaaaatatttactaAAAATGTGTGCAAAGAATTTCttatgtaattataataaattaaatacaaatgaaaaaaaattaattgaacaaaaaaaatgtgacattaatatatcattactAAACTATTGGAAACATACAGATAATAATAgaagtaataataaacaaaataaattaatctttcaaagatatataaaaaatgttccattaaaagataaaacaTATGTTAAGgcttatatagaaaatagtTTTAAAGGAAAATTCCAAATGTTCTATTATCAAGAATGGAATTCAAAAGAAAACCTTTTCAAATGTCTTcattgtaaaaataaaataccattatcaaaaaatattatacacgaagaaaatcatatttttcaatatCTTCATCAAATAAATGCTCAACAAGATATAATACAACGTTTCCACAATGAaatcaataatattaaattaaaacaatataataatattcaaaaaattattatttgtaatgaaaataatttgttCTGTGAAGGAAAGTGTCGTGAActttatttcttaaaaaaaagcTCTTGTAGTTTAAGAAGATTAATATACGAAAGAGATAAAGGCATATGTAATATGTGTCAACTTGATTGTTCAAATTTAATCAAAcaaatcaaaaataaaaaatactttGAAATTAATCAACAAAtagattattttattaaaatgtatcCACTATTTATTGAAAATGTTGATcatctaaaaaaaataattcaaaaacCAAAGGAAGGATACATATGGCACGTAGACCATATCCTACCAGTTTTTAAAGGTGGGGGTGAAGCCTCCTTTGACAATTTACAGACACTCTGTACATTttgtcataaaaaaaaaacgaaaaatgatataaaagataaaaaaaaaaaaaataataaaataaatataaatataaattaaaaaagaactgaatttttaaatgtgcatatgtaagtatatatatgtaaaatattttaagttTTTACAAatttgtatgtatttttttttttttttttttgttatatcattattcttATCCTTTTGGTTAGTTAAcgttttgttatttttttttttttttttttatttttttttagctagttcttaatatattatatataactttgGCTAGCTATTCAtaatttcataattttttttaatcatttGTCTTTTAAGTAAACATTATATCCGTCTAGGTCTTTTACCAGGATTTCCCCTTTATCATTTTTGATAACTTCTATGTTGTTTTCATTTAACTTTTTCTCAATTAAATTT
It encodes the following:
- a CDS encoding DNA helicase, putative: MKSKYFSKGKKENKKNNNNNNNNNNNNLEYNNPVSTSFYISTILNKHEKLINKKNKNKIKPCQRNYYYDDGGTSCKKEGQMIKLLDDIIEIDNKKEIDNEIINIESYSNDKLIVDIDVDRTYVNRNHLNDISCDHSINNKHIFNNKYENYVREENRNVSYDKENDLTITKKKIHLLKEEDLNLKYKQIISVNKKFDNIIKKLKLSDKELVKYIICKKCSYFTILKKGKYGSFFVCKSCNQNVSKKYIDNYIFNEKENTFYKHKNKISFEIEKKNSYRIHAFGNINYAHSMNQIINEIIKEIIADIILIKKNKIKYKNIIKYISKINMPYPINTSNYYTYGFLYKRKNIKKNNKTKNIQPRKDHNKIDDISEAYKIYEEQQINEINKIYEEQEVDKINRIYIQHQTYNRYYKTIQPHMIYYQFNFSFCRKNISFIFKKYNYMLHNKRYDLLFLYNKKFINFIESLKNRKRIYKKLLNKYLSTYLKNDFFDEINYLPLTWKPRKDYIKAGIFPFNLSKNNRKIESFGRLSVNNNNYLCGCVFPLCTYQLIVRYFIYKLFHTCFIYQIPKFIFYFFRYYYQSNNNNNKHKMYNYFLKNKFINIFTNIYYSKYKQILDSIKEEKKSMSISLSSSNKLEKKKKNKKYIKNLYLFDELSNNTYIFSKQKIEQKILNHYYHKKIQKIKRQMNREIKNICLYEIKKKLPVRIQKVILTYQLESIYFFFKKRGRILIADEMGLGKTLQAISIFYFYHLYPVLIVTPASLKINWFSEIEKYLPSFDPQNVLIINSSNDMPKCVSSYKIIIVSFNIYKKLYNLLKEIQFHLMIVDESHFIRTVYYGNQSQLTRLLKKKIRKTKNVIFLSGTPSINRPINIFHQIKYLINNKNIFPKNKIIFGEDYCKKFFYRGEKIYEENLRSWEFHYFLNKIVMIRRTINQVFQNNFPSLKRFFVYLKNDLCDIITNKSLQKSPTIKNYSINNSEDNKNIQSVHLKCGYNMYDMNKNNISNIDIISNISDEQYQSKHLMDSPIDSPIESPIYSPTDSPQYYNISPLKISEESIISNNSTKNKQEKKHKNREILNQYFHINIKSKKEEEGVSKIVNALQFIEKNFPNKKKIIFCYHIMVCKCVEEELLKIIKQKKEQENITIDYVSLNGCIPEKDKIEKILYLKNNINCYYGIFTICSVSHGLDFSFCNLCFFMEFPVNFFHLQQCESRLFRKNQKYNTYVFYFLLQKGLGSDHKTWNRFILCSNSTRSIIDGTNFLNKDLIYQNISNDIILQLINNDQNVNEKNIKEQQYVEDNKSIKEHKNVNHTDYLYTNIHTISKPNLNFKENIFKNKQMSQSKNISKLNQQFCNEKDDIQYNSIIKKKKKSFFITNKCNDSIQTVKNKKYNNKKKVHIKKEHILFQINTLTNRIHVYYKNKKTNFSIQDVDTITINENNLQTKKYLLKMCAKNFLCNYNKLNTNEKKLIEQKKCDINISLLNYWKHTDNNRSNNKQNKLIFQRYIKNVPLKDKTYVKAYIENSFKGKFQMFYYQEWNSKENLFKCLHCKNKIPLSKNIIHEENHIFQYLHQINAQQDIIQRFHNEINNIKLKQYNNIQKIIICNENNLFCEGKCRELYFLKKSSCSLRRLIYERDKGICNMCQLDCSNLIKQIKNKKYFEINQQIDYFIKMYPLFIENVDHLKKIIQKPKEGYIWHVDHILPVFKGGGEASFDNLQTLCTFCHKKKTKNDIKDKKKKNNKINININ